Proteins co-encoded in one Candidatus Parvarchaeota archaeon genomic window:
- a CDS encoding response regulator, with protein MGPKDAKILIIDDEAEVRDSITLLFKSQSFKNTQAAKDAKTGLEKMQQEDFDLVIVDLMMPVVSGHHVLKEMKRLKTKTGVIVYSAIGLPEVFGQDLSKSYKGLVFLSKTVTPSVLVEHVKDALHKPAYTL; from the coding sequence ATGGGTCCAAAGGATGCAAAAATACTGATAATTGACGATGAGGCCGAGGTTAGGGACAGCATTACGCTTTTGTTCAAGTCACAGAGTTTCAAAAACACCCAGGCTGCAAAGGATGCCAAGACCGGCCTTGAAAAAATGCAACAGGAAGATTTTGATTTAGTCATAGTTGACCTTATGATGCCGGTTGTTTCAGGCCACCATGTCCTAAAGGAAATGAAAAGGCTAAAGACAAAGACAGGAGTCATCGTTTATTCTGCGATAGGTTTGCCAGAAGTGTTTGGGCAGGACCTGAGCAAAAGCTACAAGGGACTTGTTTTTTTAAGCAAGACTGTGACACCCTCCGTACTGGTTGAGCATGTGAAAG